The Chryseobacterium aureum genome contains a region encoding:
- a CDS encoding ABC transporter ATP-binding protein — protein sequence MNTLTINNLSLIYKNGFQAIKNISLDIKNGMFGLLGPNGAGKSSLMKTIVGLQKPTSGTLLFNEVDLVKNPDYIKQNLGFLPQDFGVYPKVSAYDLLEHIALLKGITEKSKRKNQILSLLEKVNLSDVAKKEVHTFSGGMKQRFGVAQALLGDPKIIIVDEPTAGLDPEERNRFNTLLNDISKEVIVILSTHLVEDVRNLCSEMAVMNHGQILRKGNPGILIAELENKIWSKPIHKNELESYHSSYEIISRQLLERELHITIFSEETPKDFSPVIPLLEHVYFHTLTQKP from the coding sequence ATGAACACATTAACCATCAACAATCTCAGCCTCATTTACAAAAATGGTTTTCAGGCGATTAAAAACATTTCACTGGACATTAAAAACGGAATGTTCGGTCTGCTGGGTCCGAACGGAGCCGGAAAATCTTCCTTGATGAAAACCATTGTCGGACTTCAGAAGCCTACCTCCGGAACCCTGCTCTTCAATGAAGTAGATCTTGTTAAGAATCCTGATTATATCAAACAGAATCTTGGATTTCTTCCCCAGGATTTCGGCGTGTATCCGAAGGTTTCAGCATATGATCTGTTGGAACATATAGCCCTGTTGAAGGGCATTACTGAGAAAAGTAAACGTAAAAACCAAATTCTGAGTCTGCTGGAAAAAGTCAACCTTTCTGATGTTGCTAAAAAAGAAGTCCATACTTTTTCAGGAGGAATGAAACAGCGTTTTGGTGTTGCCCAGGCATTATTGGGGGATCCGAAAATCATCATTGTAGATGAACCCACAGCAGGATTGGATCCGGAAGAGCGCAACCGTTTCAATACCCTGCTCAATGATATCAGTAAGGAGGTTATCGTTATCCTGTCTACACATCTCGTTGAAGATGTCCGAAACCTTTGTTCGGAAATGGCTGTAATGAACCATGGGCAAATCCTGCGAAAAGGAAATCCCGGAATACTGATCGCAGAGCTGGAAAATAAAATCTGGTCAAAACCCATTCACAAAAACGAACTGGAAAGCTATCATTCCAGCTATGAAATCATCAGCAGACAGCTTTTGGAAAGAGAACTTCATATCACCATATTTTCTGAAGAAACTCCGAAAGACTTCAGCCCTGTGATACCTTTACTGGAGCACGTTTATTTTCATACCCTCACCCAAAAACCTTAA
- a CDS encoding DUF2975 domain-containing protein: MNQTKIISRILFYICTLLSAGYLITFVYALFCLITGFSVKPYKEGQFLHINYPLTEQPFLNIENNYPYMIFSFMLVLISYGIFFWLSARVFNVFFQQKLFTPGNIAQLKKFYLYNIFLPLPLVVIASFFVEVESMIWGLVFIHFMLGIFCLFLANIFKQGLHLQNEQDLFI, from the coding sequence ATGAACCAGACCAAAATTATTTCAAGGATTTTATTTTATATCTGTACCTTGCTTTCGGCCGGATATTTAATCACTTTTGTGTATGCCTTATTCTGTTTGATCACCGGATTTTCGGTTAAACCTTATAAAGAAGGACAGTTCCTTCATATCAATTATCCACTTACAGAACAACCGTTTCTGAATATTGAAAACAATTATCCTTATATGATCTTTTCCTTTATGTTGGTCCTTATCAGTTATGGAATATTTTTCTGGTTATCTGCCAGGGTTTTCAACGTATTTTTCCAGCAGAAGCTTTTTACTCCGGGAAATATCGCCCAGCTTAAGAAATTTTACCTGTATAATATTTTTCTTCCACTTCCACTGGTAGTAATCGCGAGCTTCTTCGTAGAAGTGGAAAGTATGATATGGGGACTGGTGTTTATTCACTTTATGCTTGGAATTTTCTGTCTGTTTCTTGCGAATATCTTTAAGCAAGGGCTACATTTGCAAAACGAACAAGACCTATTTATTTAA
- a CDS encoding polyribonucleotide nucleotidyltransferase — MSIPQAFTELITLADGREITIETGKLAKQADGSVVVKMGGTMLLATVVANKEANPGVDFLPLTVDYREKFYAGGRIPGNFFRREARPSDQEILTMRLVDRVLRPLFPEDFHAEVQVMISLISYDGKTIPDDLAGLAASAAIAITDIPFNGPMSEVRVVRFDGVLSINPSYEELKNSELDIMVGATKDSIVMVEGEMKEISEQEMLEAINFGHAEIKKQIEAQERLAEKVGKAFPKREYSHEDHDEEIREKVWKETYDKVYEVARTPSGKEERGEKFKAVREEFLAQYADNEEELERVTPFVKVYYHDVEKEAMRQMILEDNIRLDGRDPQTIRPIWSEIDYLPGAHGSAIFTRGETQSLTAVTLGSVKDANMVDSVITQHDEKFFLHYNFPPFSTGEARPLRGTSRREVGHGNLAQRALQAVIPEENPYTIRIVSDILESNGSSSMATVCAGTLALMDAGVQITKPVSGIAMGLITDTKSGKFTVLSDILGDEDHLGDMDFKVTGTADGITACQMDIKIQGLSMDIMEKALMQARDGRLHILNKITETISEPRADVKPHAPKMVVMEIPKDFIGAVIGPGGKIIQQMQKDTDTVIAIEEVGEIGRIEIAGTDREKINAAVAKINEITFVPVIGEVYKGKVVKVMDFGAFVAIAKGTEGLLHISEIEWARLDKVPYAEGDEVEVKFMGYDDRKKMKLSRKVLLPRPPRPEGQGRPEGQRRSEGQGRPEGQRRPEGQKPQGEKPQSEKPVENQTPSNEA, encoded by the coding sequence ATGAGTATACCTCAAGCATTTACAGAGTTGATTACTCTTGCAGATGGCAGAGAAATCACTATTGAAACAGGTAAGTTGGCAAAGCAGGCTGACGGATCTGTGGTAGTAAAAATGGGCGGAACAATGCTTTTAGCAACTGTTGTAGCCAATAAAGAAGCTAATCCTGGTGTAGATTTTTTACCATTAACAGTAGATTACAGAGAAAAATTCTACGCAGGTGGAAGAATTCCTGGAAACTTCTTCCGTAGAGAAGCAAGACCTTCTGATCAGGAAATTTTAACAATGCGTTTGGTGGACAGAGTATTACGTCCGCTTTTCCCTGAAGATTTCCATGCGGAAGTACAGGTGATGATTTCATTAATTTCTTATGACGGAAAAACAATTCCTGATGATTTAGCTGGTTTGGCAGCTTCTGCAGCCATTGCTATTACAGATATTCCTTTCAACGGACCAATGTCTGAAGTAAGAGTTGTAAGATTTGACGGAGTGCTTTCTATTAACCCAAGTTACGAAGAATTGAAAAATTCTGAGTTAGACATCATGGTTGGAGCTACTAAAGACTCCATCGTAATGGTAGAAGGAGAAATGAAAGAAATTTCTGAGCAGGAAATGTTGGAAGCTATTAATTTTGGTCATGCTGAAATTAAAAAGCAAATCGAAGCTCAGGAAAGATTAGCAGAAAAAGTTGGAAAAGCTTTCCCTAAAAGAGAATATTCCCACGAAGATCACGACGAAGAAATTCGTGAAAAAGTTTGGAAAGAAACTTACGATAAAGTATATGAAGTAGCAAGAACTCCATCTGGTAAAGAGGAGAGAGGAGAAAAATTCAAAGCAGTTCGTGAAGAATTCCTTGCTCAGTATGCAGATAATGAAGAAGAATTGGAAAGAGTAACTCCTTTCGTTAAAGTATATTATCATGATGTAGAGAAAGAAGCAATGCGCCAGATGATCCTTGAAGACAATATCCGTCTTGATGGCCGTGATCCTCAAACGATCCGTCCCATCTGGTCAGAAATTGATTACCTTCCGGGAGCTCACGGTTCTGCAATCTTTACAAGAGGAGAAACGCAGTCTTTAACTGCCGTAACTTTAGGTTCTGTGAAAGATGCCAATATGGTAGACAGCGTAATTACGCAGCACGACGAGAAATTCTTCTTACACTATAACTTCCCACCATTCTCTACAGGTGAAGCAAGACCTCTAAGAGGAACTTCAAGAAGAGAAGTAGGACACGGTAACCTTGCTCAGAGAGCATTACAAGCCGTAATTCCTGAAGAAAATCCATATACCATCAGAATTGTTTCTGATATCCTTGAATCAAACGGTTCATCTTCAATGGCAACAGTTTGTGCAGGAACACTGGCACTGATGGATGCGGGAGTACAGATTACAAAACCTGTTTCCGGTATTGCAATGGGATTGATCACGGATACAAAATCAGGTAAATTTACCGTTCTTTCTGATATCTTAGGAGATGAAGATCACCTTGGTGATATGGACTTCAAAGTAACAGGTACTGCAGACGGGATCACAGCTTGTCAGATGGATATTAAAATCCAGGGACTTTCTATGGATATCATGGAAAAAGCATTGATGCAGGCTAGAGACGGAAGATTGCATATTTTAAATAAAATCACTGAAACTATTTCTGAACCAAGAGCAGATGTGAAGCCTCACGCTCCGAAAATGGTGGTTATGGAGATTCCAAAAGACTTCATTGGTGCTGTAATCGGGCCTGGAGGAAAAATTATCCAGCAGATGCAGAAAGATACGGATACTGTTATTGCTATTGAAGAAGTCGGAGAAATCGGACGTATCGAGATCGCAGGAACAGACAGAGAGAAAATCAATGCTGCTGTTGCAAAAATTAACGAAATTACTTTCGTTCCGGTAATCGGTGAAGTGTACAAAGGTAAAGTCGTAAAAGTAATGGACTTCGGTGCATTCGTAGCAATTGCTAAAGGAACAGAAGGACTTCTTCACATTTCAGAAATTGAATGGGCGCGTCTGGACAAAGTTCCTTATGCAGAAGGTGATGAGGTAGAAGTGAAGTTCATGGGTTACGATGACCGTAAGAAAATGAAGCTTTCCCGTAAAGTTCTTTTACCAAGACCTCCAAGACCAGAGGGACAGGGGAGACCGGAAGGCCAGAGAAGATCTGAAGGACAAGGAAGACCAGAAGGACAAAGAAGACCTGAAGGACAGAAACCACAAGGTGAAAAGCCACAAAGCGAAAAACCGGTGGAAAACCAGACCCCTTCTAACGAAGCTTAA
- a CDS encoding ABC transporter permease/M1 family aminopeptidase encodes MNSIFLFEAGRSSKHWLTYLVALLFIGLGIFCGSQFNLSAGEGIYLNAPYTIGFMTGMLSLSVIFFATVYALQLLFKDQDSHFDRILFSFPLSKFTYLKGKFSTYFLQTFLSFSLLMTGFLTGQIMRTGSEMQEGFTSFHYLYPVLIFGFINSLVVCSFLFFIAVTVKRKLLVVAGGLLLYILYMIILLFSNSPFMAGSLPQSLETQQFSAVIDPFGLSSYFMQGRDLTAHQKNIHIVPFSGYLLFNRLLFCLLSVGILWLSLRVFSFSNPSGQQAKATGNLPIDFEINDAEYSTVRASFDSWSSIRAALSFAKTDLTYLFKSIAVPTVSILLLFSVGMEMYAEIEKGIRLPQKYAGSGLMAGTISENFHLLGLLISVYFLNDICWRSQSSGFFLIENSTYLSKNRLAGHFISISFMLLFFTGILVIQGVIFQAAYQYFHIDWKAYLGVFLFNTFPLMLFSGFILLINNRIHNKFIALGLSILAVFVLSGPVSAKLVSYPLFRIFSDFKGTYSDFNGYGIYEKAFAQRLLFGLGIISVLWTFNSIIKIKKVPVMATVFSIFLLVSGIFAGLDFMKGYIPRDNNQSILSSLEYEKNYRKYENFPKPDISDVTTEIKLYPSENAYQIIGKYTLTNHTDKPVHKVLINFNKDVKLESAVMKSGTEATEIDKTVTVVSLQKPLMPGKTASLDFTLSYQWFAVNGHQSFNAIIENGSFMRISRYYPTIGYQKDDEIQDETQRRQFKLGKLTEIKKPEAPEVSKKDFINLKMIISTEKNQTAIGTGDLINKWTTSGRNYFEYKADQIPFRFAVSSAEYEIKRVNYKGIGINIFYHPKHFENVNHLLENAKLTLDYCQQYFGPYPFKTINFAEISSFTKGFAATAYPSAIFMPEDMVFHANIRADKKQDVINELAGHELSHLWWGNSQINPDDREGSVMLTETLAMYTEMMLYKKMHGEDQMMERIKMHQQIYDNEKGLSGNVPIYRATGDVPHISYSKGAAAIVQLTHLMGEDKVNTALKNFLNNNQYPKKPGSLDLIREFYKVAPDASTRKQIDRLFKSI; translated from the coding sequence ATGAACAGTATATTTTTATTTGAAGCCGGACGCTCTTCCAAGCACTGGCTCACCTATCTTGTGGCTTTACTTTTCATTGGTCTCGGTATTTTTTGCGGGAGCCAGTTCAATCTTTCAGCAGGAGAAGGAATTTATTTAAACGCTCCTTACACCATTGGTTTTATGACCGGAATGCTGAGTCTTTCCGTAATTTTTTTCGCCACTGTGTATGCATTGCAGCTGCTTTTTAAAGACCAGGATTCTCATTTTGACAGGATTCTTTTTTCATTTCCTTTGTCAAAATTCACGTATCTGAAAGGAAAATTTTCCACTTATTTTCTACAGACTTTTTTAAGTTTCTCATTGTTAATGACTGGATTCCTCACAGGTCAGATCATGCGTACAGGAAGTGAGATGCAGGAAGGTTTTACGAGCTTCCATTACCTCTATCCTGTATTGATCTTCGGTTTCATCAACAGTCTGGTGGTCTGTAGTTTTCTGTTTTTTATTGCTGTTACGGTAAAGAGAAAACTATTGGTTGTAGCAGGCGGACTCCTTCTGTATATTCTTTATATGATTATCCTGCTGTTTTCCAATTCACCGTTTATGGCGGGAAGCCTGCCACAGTCATTGGAAACCCAACAGTTTTCTGCCGTAATTGATCCTTTTGGTTTATCTTCTTATTTTATGCAGGGCCGTGATCTTACCGCTCATCAGAAAAATATTCATATAGTTCCTTTTTCAGGGTATCTGCTATTCAACAGGCTTTTATTTTGCCTGCTATCAGTTGGAATTCTGTGGCTTTCGCTCAGGGTATTTTCTTTTTCCAATCCCTCAGGGCAGCAAGCAAAAGCAACAGGAAACCTGCCTATCGACTTCGAAATAAATGATGCAGAATATTCAACTGTTAGGGCTAGCTTTGATAGTTGGAGTTCTATCCGGGCCGCACTCTCTTTTGCAAAAACCGATCTTACCTATCTCTTTAAAAGCATCGCAGTTCCCACTGTTTCCATACTGTTATTATTTAGTGTAGGGATGGAAATGTATGCCGAAATTGAGAAAGGAATCCGTCTTCCGCAAAAGTATGCCGGCTCGGGTCTTATGGCTGGAACCATTTCAGAAAACTTTCATCTGCTTGGTCTTCTTATTTCCGTTTATTTTCTGAATGATATCTGCTGGAGAAGCCAATCTTCCGGATTTTTCCTGATTGAAAACAGTACTTATTTATCAAAAAACCGGTTAGCCGGGCATTTTATTTCCATTAGCTTTATGTTGCTTTTCTTTACCGGAATTTTAGTGATCCAGGGAGTTATTTTTCAGGCTGCTTATCAGTATTTTCATATAGATTGGAAAGCTTATCTTGGTGTTTTTCTGTTCAATACTTTTCCTTTGATGCTGTTTTCCGGGTTTATTCTTTTAATCAATAACCGTATCCATAATAAATTCATAGCACTGGGCCTTTCCATTCTTGCCGTTTTTGTATTGTCAGGTCCGGTTTCAGCGAAGCTGGTTTCTTATCCTCTGTTCAGAATATTTTCTGATTTTAAAGGGACTTACAGTGATTTTAACGGGTATGGAATCTATGAAAAGGCTTTTGCACAAAGGCTTCTTTTCGGGTTGGGTATTATCAGTGTTCTATGGACTTTCAACAGTATTATAAAAATTAAAAAAGTACCTGTTATGGCTACTGTCTTCAGTATTTTTCTCCTGGTTTCAGGAATCTTTGCCGGACTGGATTTTATGAAAGGTTATATTCCAAGAGACAACAATCAGTCCATTTTAAGTTCCTTAGAATATGAAAAAAACTATCGGAAGTACGAGAATTTTCCGAAGCCTGACATCTCTGATGTTACCACAGAAATAAAGCTCTATCCTTCTGAAAATGCTTATCAGATTATTGGGAAATATACGCTTACCAATCATACAGATAAGCCTGTCCATAAGGTTCTCATTAATTTTAATAAAGATGTAAAGCTGGAATCTGCTGTAATGAAATCAGGAACCGAAGCGACAGAGATTGATAAAACCGTCACGGTAGTTTCATTACAAAAGCCTCTTATGCCGGGTAAAACAGCTTCCCTTGATTTTACATTATCTTATCAATGGTTTGCTGTAAACGGCCATCAGTCTTTCAATGCCATTATTGAAAACGGATCTTTTATGAGGATCAGCAGATATTATCCAACGATTGGTTACCAGAAAGATGATGAAATTCAGGATGAAACACAGCGCAGGCAATTCAAGCTTGGAAAACTCACTGAAATAAAGAAGCCGGAAGCGCCTGAAGTTTCAAAAAAGGATTTCATCAACCTTAAGATGATTATTTCCACTGAAAAGAACCAGACCGCTATTGGAACGGGAGATCTTATCAATAAATGGACAACATCCGGCCGCAATTATTTCGAGTATAAAGCAGATCAGATCCCTTTCCGGTTTGCTGTTTCATCAGCAGAATATGAGATAAAAAGGGTGAACTACAAAGGAATTGGCATTAATATCTTTTATCATCCCAAACACTTTGAAAACGTTAATCATCTTCTTGAAAATGCGAAACTTACATTAGATTACTGTCAGCAGTATTTTGGACCATATCCTTTTAAAACCATCAATTTTGCGGAAATTTCTTCTTTCACCAAAGGTTTTGCTGCTACAGCCTACCCTTCTGCGATTTTTATGCCGGAAGACATGGTTTTTCACGCCAATATCCGGGCAGACAAAAAGCAGGATGTCATCAATGAGCTTGCAGGCCATGAGCTTTCTCATCTCTGGTGGGGAAACAGCCAGATCAATCCTGATGACAGAGAAGGTTCGGTAATGCTTACTGAGACTTTGGCAATGTATACCGAAATGATGCTCTACAAAAAAATGCACGGTGAGGACCAAATGATGGAAAGAATAAAAATGCATCAACAGATTTATGATAACGAAAAAGGGTTATCCGGGAATGTTCCTATTTATAGAGCTACGGGAGATGTCCCCCATATTTCATACTCCAAAGGAGCTGCAGCGATAGTACAGCTGACCCATTTAATGGGTGAAGACAAAGTGAACACAGCTTTGAAAAATTTCCTAAATAATAATCAATATCCAAAGAAGCCCGGTTCACTGGATCTGATCCGTGAGTTTTACAAAGTTGCGCCTGATGCTTCCACCAGAAAACAGATTGACAGATTATTCAAAAGCATTTAA
- a CDS encoding TfoX/Sxy family protein produces the protein MAYSTELADRVRERLSLENSIEIEEKKMFSGLSFLVNGKMCINISHDNLMCRYDPELEDEVSEKKGFLPMIMKGKQLNGYCYVEPTGFKKADDFEYWIKICLEYNPKAKATKR, from the coding sequence ATGGCGTACAGTACAGAACTTGCCGACCGGGTACGTGAACGGCTTTCCCTGGAAAATAGCATTGAGATCGAAGAAAAGAAAATGTTCAGCGGCCTGTCTTTTCTGGTGAACGGAAAGATGTGCATCAACATCAGCCATGATAATCTGATGTGCCGCTATGATCCGGAACTGGAAGATGAAGTTTCCGAGAAAAAAGGCTTTCTGCCGATGATCATGAAAGGAAAACAGTTAAATGGTTATTGCTATGTAGAACCTACAGGCTTTAAAAAAGCGGACGATTTTGAGTACTGGATTAAAATCTGTCTTGAGTATAACCCGAAGGCGAAAGCGACGAAAAGATGA
- a CDS encoding sugar MFS transporter, with translation MINKEVQPQSRNYTVPLITITLLFFMWGFITCMNDILIPYLKQLFNLTFFESMLVQFCFFGAYFIGSLIYFLISITKGDPINKLGYKKGILFGIFLAAFGCVLFYPAATFSYYPLFLGALFILGLGFTVLQITANAYVSLLGSEESASSRLNMTQAFNAFGTTIAPVLGGHLIFEFFSSPDGSFSAVATRIPYLIFAGILLLVALLISRVKLPSFQMGEEEVVKGWGALEFSHLKFGVFAMFCYVGGEVAVGSFIISFLEQPQIMGFNEIISKNYLSLYWGGAMIGRFLGAISLNQSLSQGKKALYMLGAAGAVFLVIFSIVNLTFSQISFFLVFIVLNFIAFFIGKAAPARTLSIFAAINVLLLISAMVNHGELAMYSILGIGIFNSIMFSNIYTLAISGLGKYTSQGSSLVVMAILGGAIVPIFQGYLADQFGVQHSFIIPVFCYLVILIFGAYCTRYLGHVETTETKSGH, from the coding sequence ATGATTAATAAAGAAGTACAACCTCAAAGCAGGAATTATACGGTACCGTTGATTACCATCACCCTGCTGTTTTTTATGTGGGGATTCATCACCTGTATGAATGATATTCTGATTCCCTATCTGAAACAACTTTTCAATCTTACCTTTTTCGAATCCATGCTGGTACAGTTCTGTTTCTTCGGAGCTTACTTTATCGGCTCGCTGATTTATTTTCTGATCTCCATCACGAAAGGGGATCCTATCAATAAATTAGGCTATAAAAAAGGAATTCTATTCGGGATTTTTCTGGCAGCTTTTGGCTGTGTCCTGTTCTATCCGGCGGCTACATTTTCTTATTACCCGTTGTTTCTGGGGGCCTTATTTATTTTAGGATTAGGTTTTACAGTCCTTCAAATTACCGCCAACGCTTACGTTTCGCTGTTGGGAAGTGAAGAATCTGCATCCAGCCGGCTGAATATGACCCAGGCATTCAATGCGTTCGGAACAACAATTGCTCCGGTACTTGGAGGGCACCTTATTTTTGAGTTTTTCTCTTCTCCTGACGGATCATTCAGTGCAGTAGCAACAAGAATTCCGTATCTTATTTTCGCGGGTATCCTTTTACTGGTTGCTTTATTAATTTCGAGAGTGAAACTTCCTTCATTCCAGATGGGTGAAGAAGAAGTGGTAAAAGGCTGGGGAGCGCTGGAATTCAGCCACCTGAAATTCGGGGTATTTGCAATGTTCTGCTATGTAGGCGGAGAAGTTGCCGTAGGAAGTTTTATCATCAGTTTCCTTGAGCAGCCACAGATTATGGGCTTTAACGAAATCATCAGTAAAAATTACCTTTCCCTGTATTGGGGAGGTGCTATGATCGGGCGTTTTCTTGGCGCTATTTCTTTAAACCAGTCTTTAAGCCAGGGTAAAAAAGCGCTTTATATGCTGGGAGCGGCAGGGGCCGTTTTTCTTGTGATCTTCAGCATTGTGAACCTTACTTTCTCTCAGATCAGCTTTTTCCTTGTATTTATTGTTCTTAATTTCATCGCCTTTTTTATTGGTAAAGCGGCTCCGGCAAGAACATTATCCATCTTTGCAGCCATCAATGTTCTGTTACTGATTTCTGCTATGGTGAATCATGGTGAGCTGGCGATGTACAGTATCTTAGGAATCGGAATATTCAACTCTATTATGTTTTCCAATATTTATACACTGGCTATTTCAGGGCTTGGAAAATATACCAGCCAGGGATCTTCTTTAGTGGTAATGGCTATTCTTGGAGGCGCTATTGTCCCTATTTTCCAGGGGTATCTTGCGGATCAGTTCGGAGTACAGCATTCATTCATCATCCCTGTATTCTGCTATCTGGTTATTCTGATATTCGGAGCTTACTGCACCAGATATTTAGGTCACGTAGAAACTACAGAAACCAAATCAGGCCATTAA
- a CDS encoding DUF4260 domain-containing protein → MKIQLKLEYAAFLLLGIYGFAQTGYSWWWFAGLFLAPDISMLGYTVNTKVGAFCYNLFHHFGVAIVIYLAGIALALPYLQVTGAILFSHSAFDRILGYGLKYPDSFQHTHLGKIGKKAE, encoded by the coding sequence ATGAAAATACAGTTAAAGCTTGAGTACGCAGCATTTCTCCTGTTAGGAATATATGGTTTTGCACAAACAGGATATTCCTGGTGGTGGTTTGCCGGGCTTTTCCTTGCACCGGATATTTCCATGCTGGGGTATACAGTTAATACTAAAGTGGGAGCTTTTTGTTATAATCTCTTCCATCACTTTGGAGTGGCAATCGTTATTTATTTGGCTGGAATAGCTTTGGCTTTACCCTATTTACAGGTAACTGGTGCCATCTTATTTTCACATTCTGCCTTTGACAGAATTTTAGGGTATGGATTGAAGTATCCGGATAGTTTTCAGCATACGCATTTGGGGAAGATTGGGAAGAAGGCTGAGTGA
- a CDS encoding helix-turn-helix domain-containing protein, with protein sequence MPIIVNLDVMLAKRKMQSKELAEKLGITPVNLSILKTGKAKGVRFDTLEAICKILECQPGDILEFKE encoded by the coding sequence ATGCCAATTATAGTCAACTTAGATGTGATGCTTGCCAAACGAAAAATGCAGAGTAAAGAATTGGCAGAAAAACTGGGTATCACACCCGTGAACCTCTCTATCCTGAAAACCGGCAAAGCCAAAGGAGTGCGCTTCGATACCCTTGAAGCCATCTGTAAAATCCTGGAATGTCAGCCGGGAGATATTCTTGAATTTAAAGAGTAG
- a CDS encoding nucleotidyltransferase domain-containing protein yields the protein MTIQDLKNKNLLLFEAISGSRAFGLETENSDTDIRGVYYLPKEDFFGLNYIPQISNETNDLTYYEIGRFVELLQKNNPNILEILASPEDCIQYRHPLMHLLKTEDFLSKLCKDTFAGYAVSQIKKAKGLNKKILNPIDKERKSILDFCFILEGQGSLPLTKWLHEFPSSGGVSAGRGGLSQEKCGLINIDHTKGMYALFYDETGMLGYKGVIQNEEANQVSLSSIPKDEKPLAYLFCHLDAYSVYCKDYREYWKWVAERNEDRYNVNHTHGQNYDSKNMMHTIRLLQSCEQIFKTGSLNIRVKNRDELLDIKAGNQSYENVMQKAENLIQSIENHYSTSGLPDYPNVEKTTKTLIQIREKLYHHE from the coding sequence ATGACCATCCAAGATCTAAAAAATAAAAACCTACTCCTCTTCGAAGCCATTTCCGGAAGCCGGGCTTTTGGGCTGGAAACGGAAAATTCTGATACCGATATCCGCGGGGTATATTATCTGCCGAAGGAAGATTTCTTTGGTCTGAATTATATTCCGCAGATTTCCAATGAAACGAATGATCTTACCTATTATGAAATCGGGAGGTTTGTAGAACTGCTTCAGAAAAACAATCCCAATATTCTGGAGATTCTGGCGAGCCCGGAAGATTGTATTCAATACAGACATCCGTTGATGCATCTATTGAAAACTGAGGATTTCCTATCCAAATTATGCAAAGATACTTTTGCAGGCTATGCTGTTTCACAGATCAAAAAGGCAAAGGGTCTCAACAAAAAGATTTTAAATCCGATTGATAAAGAAAGAAAATCAATTCTGGATTTTTGTTTCATCCTTGAGGGACAGGGTTCTTTACCATTGACAAAATGGCTGCATGAATTCCCCTCCTCTGGAGGGGTGTCCGCAGGACGGGGTGGTCTGTCACAGGAAAAATGCGGATTGATAAACATTGATCACACTAAGGGAATGTATGCTTTATTTTATGACGAAACGGGCATGTTGGGATATAAAGGGGTTATTCAGAATGAAGAAGCGAATCAGGTTTCGTTATCATCCATTCCTAAAGATGAAAAACCATTAGCGTATCTGTTTTGCCATCTTGATGCTTACTCTGTGTATTGCAAAGATTACAGGGAATACTGGAAATGGGTCGCTGAGCGTAATGAGGACCGTTACAACGTCAACCACACCCATGGTCAGAATTATGACAGCAAGAATATGATGCACACGATCCGGCTGCTTCAATCCTGTGAACAGATTTTTAAAACCGGTTCACTGAATATCCGTGTCAAAAACCGTGATGAGCTTTTAGACATCAAAGCAGGAAACCAGTCTTATGAAAATGTCATGCAAAAGGCAGAAAACCTCATACAATCTATAGAAAACCATTATTCCACTTCCGGTCTACCCGACTATCCGAATGTGGAAAAAACAACAAAAACATTAATTCAGATAAGAGAAAAACTGTATCATCATGAATGA